The sequence TGCTGACCCCCGCCCCCCCCGACCTCCTCGACCGGGCGCGGGAGCTCCTGGCGAGCCGCGACGCCTTCTGCCTGGTCACGGTGCTCGCCTCCCCCGACCCTGCCCTGCCTCCGGGCCGCAAGGCCATCGTCCGCCGGGACGGCACCCTGGAGGGCACCCTCGGCGACGCCGGTCGGGACCGGGAGCTGCGGGAGGCGGCGGTGGAGGCGATCGCCCGCCGGCGCAAGGGCACAGCCGAGCTCGGCGGGGGCCTGCGGGTCTTCCTCGACGTGCTCGCGGCCGAGGCCGAGCTCGTCGTCTGCGGGGCCGGCCACATCGCGGTGCCGCTCGCCACCTTCGCCCGCAGTCTGGGGTTTTCGGTGACGGTGCTCGACGACCGGCCCGACTTCGCCCGGCCCGACCGGTTCCCCGGCTGCACGGTGCTG comes from Thermodesulfobacteriota bacterium and encodes:
- a CDS encoding XdhC/CoxI family protein yields the protein MLTPAPPDLLDRARELLASRDAFCLVTVLASPDPALPPGRKAIVRRDGTLEGTLGDAGRDRELREAAVEAIARRRKGTAELGGGLRVFLDVLAAEAELVVCGAGHIAVPLATFARSLGFSVTVLDDRPDFARPDRFPGCTVLAADFAEALQRMPLGGSTYVVVITRGHEHDAECLAEVLRKPTAYAGMIGSRRRVRFVLEMLGREGVPASRLEEVFTPIGVPIGAESPEEIALSIAAELVCVRRKGPGRARALREASQEGGER